Part of the Sphingomonadaceae bacterium OTU29LAMAA1 genome, ACGCCCGCCGCGACCACCGCGGCCGACCAGACGCCGGCGGTCCAGACCGAAGGCGACGACATCGTCGTCACCGGGTTCCGCGCATCGCTCAACAGCGCGCTCAACCAGAAGCGCAGCGAAACCGCGGCGATCGACAGCATCGTCGCCGAGGATGTCGGCAAATTCCCCGATTCCAATCTGGCGGAATCGATGCAGCGCGTGCCCGGCGTGTCGCTGGCACGCGGCGACGGCGGCGAAGGGCGCAACATCTCGGTCCGCGGCCTCGGCGCCGCCTTCACCCGCGTCCGCATCAACGGGATGGAGGGATCGGCACAGACCGGCTCGTCCGACATCTACGGCGCACAGAACGCCGGCCGCAGCTTCGACTTCAACGTCTTCCCGTCCGAGATCTTTTCGGCACTGACCGTGCGCAAGACGCCGTCGGCCGATCTCGAGGAAGGGTCGCTCGGCGCGACCGTCGACCTGCGCGCGCCCCGCCCGCTCGACTATAAGCAGGATCTCGTCGTCGCGGCGACGCTGCGCGGCACCTACGGCGAACTGGCGAAGAAGGTGAACCCGCGCGCCTCGCTGCTGATCTCCAAACAGTTCGGCGACGGCAAGTTCGGCATCCTCGCCTCCGGGTCGTACCAGAAGCGCGAGACCCGCGAGGTCGGCTATTCCGCGGTCGACATCCTGTCCGCCAACACCAACGGCCTGACCACCGCGGGCGTCAACGCGCCCTTCTGTACCCCGGTCGGCTTCACGCCGGTCAGCCCGCCGCTCGGCACCAAGGGCGCGACCGCGTCGCTGTGCAGCACCGGCAACCCGCGCACCAGCACCGCGGCCGCCTATAACACCGTCATCGGCCTGCGCCGGCCCGACCTGCCCAACGTTCAGGGCAGCGGCGCCTTCCTGCCGCGCCTGCCGCGCTATCTGAATTCCGAACAGAAGCAGGAGCGGATCGGCGGATCGGTCACGCTGCAATGGGCGCCGGACGACGCCACCAATATGTGGATCGACACGCTCTACTCGCGCCTCGACGTCACCCGCCGCGACAATTACATCGCCGCCATCTCGTTCGGCCGCAGCGTCACCAACAACGGCCAGCCGATGACGTCGGTGCGCGACATCAGCTTCGATCCGCTCGGCAGCCTGACCTACGGCCTGTTCGACGGCGTCGACGTCCGGTCGGAGGGGCTGGTCGACCGCTACGTCTCCAGCTTCGGCCAGGTGAACTGGAACCTGGAGCACGACTTCACCGACACGTTCCGCGTGACGATGATGGCCGGCGTCAACAAGTCGATCCTCGACGGCAAGAAGCGGCTCCAGACCTTCATCGATGCGATCGACACCGACAATTTCACGATCGACTATCGTGACGGTGGCAGCACGCCGACGCTCGGCTTCGGCTTCGATGTCGCCAATCCCGCCAACTTCGCCTACGCGCCCGCGCTGTCGGACGGCACCGTGCTCGGCGGATTCAGCTTCCAGGGCCGTCCCCTGAAGCAGACGACCGTCAACCAGACCTACGAAGCCAATTTCGAATGGAAGGCGACGCCGGGCTTCAAGGTTCGCGCCGGCGGCCAGTATCGCGAATCCGACTTCCAGTCGAAGGGGACGCTGCCCTTTCTGGCGCAGACGGTCGTCACCGCGTTGCCCGCAGGCACCAGCCTGTCGAGCATCACGCGCCAGATCAGCGGTGTCGACAAGCTGTTCGGCACCGGCGCGCCCGCCAGCTGGGTCGCGATCGACAGCGAGGCGTGGGAAAAGACGTTCAACTTCGATGGCGTGCGCTATTGCGGTGCCGAATGCGGTGCGGGCGTGTCGCAGATCCGCGAACAGGTGACGAGCGCCTATGCCATGGGCCAGTTCGACACGGGGTCGGCTCTGCCCCTGCCCGTGCGCGGTGACTTCGGTATCCGCTATGTCCGCACCAACCAGCATTCGGTCGGCTTCATCCCGGTCGCCGATGCGACCACGCCCACCGGCCTGCGCGGCCAGCGTGCGGTGGTCGATCGCAGCTACAACGACTGGCTGCCGTCCGCCAACGTGGTGTTCGAGCTGCAGCCCGAACTGCTGCTTCGCGTATCAGGCGCAAAGGTGATGTCGCGTCCCGACCTGCCCTCGCTGGCACCCAACAGCGGCGTCACCGCCACCACCCGCACCGGCACGCTGAACAATCCGCTGCTCGATCCCATCCGCGCGAACACCGCCGATCTGGGCCTCGAATGGTATTTCAAGCCCGGCTCGCTGTTGTCGATCGCTGGCTATTACAAGGACATCGGCACCTACGTTCAGCGCGTGTCGAGCCAGATCCCGTTCAACGAACTGGGCCTGCCGGACGCGCTGCTGGCGAACACCAACACGGCGCCGACCGAAATCTTCAACGTCAGCCGCCCGCTCAACACGCCCGGCGGCAAGCTGAAGGGGTTCGAGGTCAATGCGCAGGTGCAACTCGACTTCCTGCCCGGCTTCCTCAGCAACTTCGGCGTCCTCGCCAACTACAATCGCGTGACGTCGAAAATCACCTATGTCCTCGCCTCCGTGAACGGGGTGGCGACGGTGACCAGCACCGCCGACCTCGTCGGCCTGTCGAAGAACTCCGCCAGCGGCACGCTGTACTACGAGGACAAGCGCTTCAGCATCCGCGGCACGGCGAGCTATCGCGACCGCTACATCCGCGGCATCCCGGCCTCGCCGGGCAGCGACCTGCAAGGCAATCGCCCGAACACGTTCGTGGATGCCTCTGCCTCGTTCAACATCACCGACCAGTTCAAGCTGATCGCCGAGGTGCAGAACCTCACCGACGAACGCAACTCGCTGTATATCGACAGCAAGCGTCAGGACACGTTGTTCGAGACGCGCATCGGTCGCACGTTCACGCTCGGCGCGACCGCGCGCTTCTGACGCACCCCTGCCCTCCGCCTGTCCGGATGATCACCGGACGGGCGGAGCCGACATCCTTCTGAACGACCGATCGAGAGCTGATGCTGACCATTTTGTCCCTCGCCGCCGCCGCCACGCTTTCCGCTCCGGCATCGTGGGTCGACCCGACGACCGGGCGCCAGATCGTCCGCATCGATTCAACGCCGGGCAATTACGCCCTCTATTTCAACTACAATCCGTTCACGCCGCAGGGCGACCTGATGATCTACCTGACGCCGGAGGGTATCCGCGTCGTCCATCTGAAAACGTGGGCGACGCGACTGGTACTGCGGGCGAAGGTCGACCGGCTGCTGTTCGCCGGCCCGCGCAGCCGCAGCGCATATTACACCGTGCGCGACGTCGCGGTCGACGACGGCGGACCGTTCCAGGTATGGCGGGTGGACCTCGATAGCGGTGCGACGCGCAAGGTCGCCGACGTGCCGGGCGGACGGATCGAGGCGATCAACGCCGACGAGACGCTGCTGGCTGGCGAACGCGAATTGCAACCGCCGCCGCCGGCGATCGCCGCGCAGGGCCGCCGCGATCCGAAGACGGGCGCGCCGGGCTATGCCGGCACCGGCCCCGACGGCAAGCCGCTGTCGTTCGGTGCGGCCAAGGCGCAGTGGATGGAGGCGCGGCTGGCGGCGCGGGTGCCGATGGAGATGTACAGCATCGCGATCGCCGATGGTCGCCGGCGGACGATCCATCGCGCGACCGACTGGCTCAACCACGTCCAGTTCTCGCCGACCGATCCCAAACTGCTGATGTTCTGCCACGAAGGGCCGTGGAGCAAGGTCGACCGCATCTGGACGATCCGCGCCGACGGCAAGGGCCTGACCCGGGTGCATACCCGTACGATCGCGGGCGAGATCGCCGGCCATGAATTCTGGAGCAGCGACGGCAAGACGATCTGGTACGACCTGCGTACCCCGGCGAAGGGCGCAGGCTGGCTGGCGAGCTACGACGTCACCACCGGCGCGCGGTCGCGCTATGCGCTGGCCGACGATCAGGGCTCCTATCACTTCACCCTGTCGCCGGATCGCAGCGTGTTCGCCGGCGACGGCAGCAACGCGGGCAAATGGATCAGCCTGTTCAAACCGCGCGCGACTGCGACGCCGCAGCCGGGGCTGATCTCGCCCGGCGTGCTGGAAACGACCCGCCTCGCCAGCCTCGCGACGCACGATTATACGCTGGAACCCAACGAACATTTCACGCCGGACGGGAAATGGATCGTCTATCGCACCAACATGGAAGGTGCGCCGGCGATCTACGCCGTGTCGACCGAACCCTATGTCGCGCCGCCGGCCGGATGATGTTGGACAAATAGCCCCCGCACCTGCTTAACTCACGGCATGCGCACCTTAATCCTGATCGCCTTGTCGCTATCGACCGCCGCCGTGGGGCAGAGCGTTCCCGCCCCGATCGATGCGGTCGATCCGATGATCGGCACCGGTGGAGAGGGCCATACCTTTCCCGGCGCGACCGCGCCGTTCGGCATGGTCCAGCTATCGCCGGACACCGATACGACGTGCGAGATCCGCGCCTGCTACGGTCATGCCGCCGGCTATCGCTACGATGACCCGACGATCCAGGGGTTCAGCCACACCCATTTTTCGGGTGCCGGCCATTCGGATCTCGGCGACCTGCTGGTGATGCCGCAGGCGGGCGATACGGTGCGGCTCGACCCCGGCGATCCGAAGCGGCCGGGTTCCGGCTATCGATCGCGGTTCGACCACCGCGACGAGATCGCGCACCCCGGCTATTATGCGGTGACGTTGCGCGACGGCGGCATTCGCGCTGAAATGACGGCGGGCACCCGTGTCGGCGTGCATCGCTACACCTTCCCTGCCGGACAGGCGGCACACCTCGTCCTCGACCTGCGGTCATCGCTCTACGATTACCCCGGCAAGATCCTGTGGTCCGGCCTGCACTGGCGGCCCGACGGCACGCTGACCGGATTCCGCGAGACGCGCGGGTGGGCGCCGGGCCGCAAGCTGTATTTCGCGATGCGCTTTTCCACGCCGGCCACCGCGCACAGCTTCGTCGATCGCGACATGGCGGTGACCTACAAGGGCTTTCAGGGACCGGGGCGCGGCAGCACCGCTGTCGCGGAAAAGCTGGGTCGCGCGCTGGAAGCACAGATCGACTTCGGCCGTCTCGCTGCCCCGCTGGAGGTGAAGGTGGCGCTGTCGGGGGTCGACGAGAACGGCGCGATCGCCAATCTCGATGCGGAAACCGGCGGCTTCGACACCGTCCGCACCCGCACCGCCGCCGCGTGGAGCGATGCGCTGGGCGCGGTGCAGATCGATGCCGCCGCGCCGATGCGCACCAGCGTCTACACGGCGCTCTATCATACGCTGCTCGCGCCCGGCGTGTGGAGCGACGCGGACGGGCGCTACCGTGGGCCGGACGATCAGGTCCACCGGGCCGACGGCTTCACCTTCCGCTCCACCTTTTCGCTCTGGGATACGTTCCGCGCCGAACATCCGCTGCTGACGCTGGTCCAGCCGGAACGGACCACCACCGACATCGTGCGCTCGCTGATCGAAAGTCGCCGCCACAGCCCCGACGGCATCCTGCCCGTCTGGCAGTTCGCCGGGCGCGAGACATGGACGATGATCGGCTATCACGCTGCGCCGGTGATCGCCGATGCCTATATGAAGGGCATTCGCGGTTTCGATGCCGATGCCGCGCTCGACGCCATGATCGCCAGCGCGACCTACGCCCCCTATGGCGGCCTCGGCGCCTATATGCAGCGCGGCTACGTCCCGATCGACCAGGAACCCGAAGCGGCGTCGAAGACGGTCGAATATGCCTATGACGACTGGACGATCGCCCGGATGGCGCGCGCGATGGGCCGTACCGAGGTCGCGGACCGGTTCGATCGACGTGCCGGCAACTGGCGCAACAGCTTCGATATCAAGAGCGGCTGGCTGCGCGCACGGCTGGCGAACGGTGCCTTCCGCACCCCCTTCGATCCGACCGCGATCAACTACGGCTCGGATTATACCGAAGGCAATGCGTGGCAATACAGCTGGTTCATGCCGCAGGATCAGGCCGGGCTGATCCGCCTGCTCGGCGGCGACGCCAAGACGATCGCCAGGCTTGACGCGATGTTCGACTACGACACCTCGAAGCTCGACTACAGCCATGCCGAGGATATCGCTGGACTGATCGGCCAGTACATCCACGGCAACGAACCGAGCCATCACGTCGCCTATCTGTACGGCTACGCCGGCGCGCCGTGGCGGACGCAGGAGCGGCTCGGCCAGATCGTCGCCTCGCAATACAAGCCGACGCCTGATGGCCTGTCGGGCAACGACGATCTCGGCCAGATGTCGGCCTGGCTGGTGTTCACCGCACTCGGTTTCTACCCGGTCGCGCCGGGCTCGAACGAATATGTCATCGGCCGTCCGTTCGTGGATCGTGCGGTGTTGAAGCTGCCGGCGGGCAAACGCTTCGCCGTGGTCGCGGATGGCCTGTCCGACACCAACCGATACGTCGCCGCGGTGACACTCAACGGCAGGCCGCTGACGCGCAGCTTCGTTCGCGACGCAGAGATTCGGGCGGGCGGCGAACTCCGCTTCACGATGGCGGCGACCCCCAACCGTGGATGGGGCAGCGCCGCCGCGGCACGGCCGTATTCCATGTCGACCGCGCGATAGCGGGAAGGCTGCACCGCCAGCCTTCCTTTCGGTCTCCGGCGAAGGCCGGGGAACATGGTCGGCGAACACGGATGCCGGGCTTGGGACCGCCTCCCTCCACTCACTTCGGCGCATCGCTTCCGCACGCCCGGCCTCGCTTCGCCGCATCGCACACAGAAACGGATTGATACATTATATTGTACCTCCTAAGCGGATGCCTCGTTCAGAAAGGGCAGCTATGAAGACGTTTTTGATCGGGGTCAGCCTCGTGTCCCTGCTGGCCATGCCGGCCGCATATGCGCAGACCGCGACGCAGGGCAGCGACACCGCACCCGCTCCCCGGTCCAACGACATCATCGTCACCGGCGTCTTGCAGCAGAGCGAGCGCGACGTGTTGCAAGGCACGTCCGTACTCAGTGGCGAGGCGTTGAGCCGCGCGCTGCGTCCCACGATCGGCGAAACGCTCGCGCGCCTGCCAGGCGTGTCGGCGACATCGTTCGGACCGACCGCGTCGCGCCCGATCCTGCGCGGCTTTCAGGGCGAGCGTATCCGCGTGCTGACCGACGGCATCGGATCGATCGACGTGTCGAACACCTCGGTCGATCACGCCGTGGTGATCGATCCGCTGCTCGCCGAGCGCATCGAGGTGCTGCGCGGACCCTCGGCATTGCTCTTCGGATCGTCCGCGGTCGGCGGCGTTGTCAACGTCGTCGACACCCGCATTCCTCGCACGGTGCCGGCCAACGGCTATCGCCTGAACGGTATCGCCAACTACGGTTCGGCCGCGAACGAGCGTTCGCTGCAAGGCGCCGGCGACGTCGCGGTCGGCGATCATCTGGTGCTGCACGCCGATGGATCGTACCTCAAGACCGGCGATCTGCGGATCGGCGGCAATGCGCTGTCGCGTGGCGCCCGGACTGCGGCGCTCGGTCAGGTCGGACTGCCGCAGGATCCTGCGGACGAGCCGATCGACTTCGCGGGCTCCGCCGCCATCCGCGGCAAGCTGCCCAATTCCGCCGCAGAGACCTGGACCGCCGGCGTCGGCGCCAGCATCGTCACCGACACCGGCTCGCTCGGCGTGTCGTACAGCCATTACGACAGCCTGTACGGCATCCCGATCCGCTACGCGACCGCCGTGGGACAGGAACAGGAGGCGCCGCGGCTCGACCTCGTGCAGAACCGCGTCGACCTGCGCGGCGAAGTCCGGACCGGCGGCGACGTCATCGGCGCCATCCGTGTGCGGATCGGCCACGCGACCTATCGCCATTACGAACTGGAGGAGGACGGCTCGATCGGAACCGCCTTTTTCAACAACGGCACCGAAGGCCGCGTAGAAATAGTTCAAGCCCGCCGAGGCCCCTGGAGCGGGGCATCTGGCGTCCAGTATTTCAATCGCTTGTTCGATGTCGCCGGGGAAGAGGCCTTCCTGCCGCGCAACGAAACCAACCAGACCGGCCTGTTCACCGTCCAGCAGTTCGACTTCGGCCGCTTCCGCGCCGAGGGCGGGCTGCGCTACGAATGGAGCGACCTGACGGCGAAGACCGATCCTGACAATCGCTTTTTCGTTGGCAATCGCAGCTTCAACGCGCTGTCCGGTTCGCTCGGCGCTTCCTATGGTGTCAGCGATGCCGTCCGTTTCGGCGTCAACCTGTCACGCACCGAACGTGCGCCGTCGGCAGAGGAATTGTTCGCCAACGGCGGCCATGCCGGTACGCAGGCGTACGAACTCGGCAGTCCCGATTTCCGGCTCGAGAAGAGCTGGGGCGTCGAGGCGACGCTGCACGCGCATACCGATCTCGTAAACTTCGACGCATCCGCCTATTACAACTGGTTTTCTAATTACATCTCGGAAAATCAGGTCGATCCTGCGGTCTGCCAGGCCGCGGCGGACCCGCGCGAGGTCGACCTTCCCTGCTTCCAGTACCAGCAGGCAGACGCGCGCTATTATGGGTTCGAGGCCGACCTGTCGGCGTCCCTGTTCACGATCGGATCGACCAGGATCAACGCCGACGTGCTGGGCGATTACGTCCACGCCAATATCGTCGATGTCGGACCGGTACCGCGCATTCCGGCGCCGCGCGTGCTCGGCGGGCTGGAAGCGCAGACCGATTTACTGACCGCTCGCGCCGAGGTCGAGCACGCCTTCCGGCAGAACCGAACCGCCGATTTCGAAACCCGGACGAACGACTATACGATGGTCAACGCCAGCATCGCCCTGTCGCCGTTCGGGCGCGACAACAAGACGCAGCTGCTCCTCAGCGCAAACAATATCTTCGATGTCACGGCGCGGCGCGCATCCAGCTTCCTGAAGGATTTCGCGCCGCTCGCCGGTCGCGATCTTCGCGCCACGCTTCGGTTCGGCCTGTAGGATCGCCTCAGATCAGTTTGCCGTTGGCGACGGGCTGCCCAAAATCGGGTGTCCCGTCGGCGCGGTAACGGATCGGCTGAACGCGAGTGTGACGGTTTGGATCGAGCAACGGATCACCCTCGATCCTGTCGTAATCGCGCGCGTGATAGACGAGTATGTCGCGGCCGCGTTCGTCGACGGTGAAACTGTTGTGTCCCGGTCCGTACACATGGGTGATGGGCGATGACCGGAACACCGGCGTTTGCGACTTTGTCCATGCGGCCGGGTCCATGATGTCGGCATCGTCGCGGACCGTCAGCATCCCCATGCAATAGCGTGCATCGGTGGCACTCGCCGAATAGGTCATGAACAGGTGGCCGTTGCGCGCGAGCAGTGCGGGCGCTTCGTTGACCTTATACCCACGCCGTTCCCATTCGAGCGTCGGCACCGAAAGCCTGGCAGGCTGCGCGGCAAGCGTCAGCGGTGTCGCCAGCGGCGCAAGGTAGAGGTTGGAATTGGTAGCGATCCCCGGCTCCTTTTGCGCCCACGCAAGATAGCGGCGGCCGCGGTGGACGAAGCTGGTCGAGTCGAGCGTGAAACTGTCCCATGGGGTCTCGAGCTGGCCCAACACCGACCAGGTGCCGGTCATCGGGTTCGTGGCGGTGCAGGCGAGCGCATAGGTCCGGATGCGGAACACGTCCGCACCGCCGCCACTTGGCCCGGCGGCGAAATACATGATCCATCTCCCGTCGATCCGGTGCAACTCGGGCCCCCACACGTATCCCGACATCGGCCCTGTCGCGGGGTGCCGCCATAAGACCGCTTCAGGCGCCGCCGACAGGCCGACGATCGTCTTCGCACGGCGCAGTACCAGTCGATCGTATTCCGGAACCGATCCGGTCATGTAATACCAGCCGTCGCTGTGGCGGAACACCTGCGCATCGGCACGCTGGCGGACGATCGGGTTCACGATCGGGTCGCGGGTTCGCGCGACGGCCCCCGGCGCAGCGGCGATGGCGAGAGCGCCGGCGACGACACCGCGGCGGGTGATCAACTCCAGGTCGGACATCTCATTCCTCTGCGGTTGCGCTTGCAGGAAGCGCCTTGTCGGGCATCGTGCCCTCGCCGGCAAAGGGCGTGAGGCGTACGGTGAAGCGGGTGGGCGTCAGGGTGGTGCGATAGTGCGGCAGCGGCTTGCCAAACTCGCTCCATTGGGTGTCGCCGCCGACGCCCCATTGCGCGCTGTCGACCAGCAACGTCACCTGCCCGTGCGGCACGACATCGGTCGACTTCCACGTACCGGGCTTGTGCCGATCAAGGTCTGCATAGGGGAACGCGAGCGCGTTCATCATCAGCGGACGGTCGCCGGCGATACGCAACCCGCCGCCCGCGCCGGACAGCTCCATCCAGCGGACGTCGACCTTGTTGCCCGTCTCCTGCGGCCGGATGTAATCGTGATTCTGCTCGGCGATCGCTCCACGCCACAGGCCGATCGGTGCCGACGTCTTGCGATCGGTATAGCTTTCATGCGGTCCGCGCCCGTACCATGCGACCGTCTTCAGATCGGTCGGCAGCACGAACGCCAGCCCGACGCGGAACGGCGGCGGCAGGTCGGTCTTGACCGGCGTGAGCAGACCCGTGACCGCGACGCTGCCGTCCCCCGCCATCGCATAGGTAGTCGTAAAGGTCGCCGCGCCATCGCCCAGCGCAAATTCCACGGTCACCTCGCCACCCACTGCGGTGCGGCGGCTGCGCAGACCGGTAACGCGGCGGGTGTCGCTCATACCCTTCCACGCCGCGAGTTGCCTGTCGGTGCCGATGCCGATGTCGTTGTCGGTCACCGCGCGCCAGAAATGCGGAGCCCCCCCGGACGCGAGCGCACGCCCGTCACGAGCATAGCGGCGGATCAGACCGGTCGTCCGGTCTATCTCCAGCGTCGTGGACTGGACCGACATCACGATCACGCCGCTACCGTTCGCGACGCGCACTTCGCCGCGATCCGTGCCAGACGCAGGCGCTGCCCGCTCCGCCACTCGATCCAGCGCAAATTGCTCGAAGCCGACCAGCGTGCCCGCCGGCACCAGCGGCACCGCCTCGCTCCGGGTCCTGACCCGGACCGTCACGAAATATTCCGCACCCGATTTGCGAGGCAGTGCGGCGACCGGCAGCGTGACCAACGCCGCAGCATGCGGCGCGACTGAAGGTGTTGCCAGCGCGCCGCTCGCTACGTCGACACCGTCCTCCAGCACCACCCAATCGAACGCGAAGCCGGACAGGTCGCGGAAGTCGTGGCGGTTCCGCACCGTCACCCGCCCGCTCGCCGGATCGAACCCGTCGAACTGGATGGGAGAATAGACCTTGCGCAGCTCGTAAAGTAGCGGATTGGGTGTGCGATCCGCCTGTAGCAGCCCGTCGCCGAACTCGATCTCGCCACCCGGATTGGGACCATATTCGCCGCCATCGCCCCAATAGCGGCGACCATCGTTGGTATAGCGGTACATCGACTGGTCGACCCAGTCCCATGCGAACCCGCCCTGCAGCTTGTCGGGATGCGCGTAGATCGTATCCCAATATTCCTTCAGGTTACCGCCCGAATTGCCCATCATATGCGCATATTCGCACTGAATCATCGGTTGGGCGAAGTTCCAGTTGGTCGCATAATCCTCCATCTTCACGGCCGGATCGTACATCGGCGCATAGATGTCGGCATAATGGTTGGGGCGATGATCGCTGATCCCGTCCCACGTGCCCCAGCCGAGATAGCTGATCAGTCGATCGGGATCGCGTGCCTTCGCCGCCGCCGCCGCCGCTTCGAAGTTCGGCCCGATCCCTGCCTCATTGCCGAGCGACCAGAAGATGACGGACGGATGGTTCTTGTCGCGCTCCACCATGTTGACGACGCGGCTGACGTGCGCATTTTTCCACGCGGGATCAAAGCCGATCTGGTATGCCGCCCGCTCGCGCGGATGCTTGTTCGCATAGTCCATGTAAGCGTGACTCTCGATATTCGCCTCGTCCATGACGTACAGGCCATAGCGGTCGGCAAGATCGTAGAGGTACGGATCGTTGGGATAATGCGATGTGCGGATCGCATTGACGTTGTTGCGCTTCATCAGCCGAATGTCGCGCTCCATCGAGGCGCGGCTGATCACGTGGAAGGTTTCGGGATCGTGTTCGTGGCGGTTGACGCCGCGGATGGTAATCGGCTTGCCGTTAACCGACACGAGGCCGTTCCGGATGGCGACGGTGCGGAAGCCGATCTGCCGCGCAGTCGATTGCGTCACCCGGCCGCGTGCATCGACCAACTCGGTTACGAGCGTGTACAAGGCTGGCGTCTCCGCCGTCCAGGCTCGGACCGCCGGCACCCTGCCCTCCAACGTCACCCGCCGCTCGCCTTGGATCGGCACGGCACGGCTGGCGGTCAGCACCTGTCGTGTGCCCTCCATCACCGTCACACGAGCGGTCGCCGCCGCAGTTCCCGCCACCGCGACGTCGACCGCAAGCATGCCGTCGCGATAGTCTGCATCCAGTCCCGCGTGAACGAAAGTGTCGGCAATCCGCGTCGACGGAGCTGCCATCAGATACACCGACCGCTCGATCCCCGAAACGCGCCAAAAATCCTGATCCTCCAGATAGCTGCCGTCCGACCAGCGGAAGATCTGGATCGCGATCGTGTTGCGGCCGGGCTTCATCCATCGGGTGACATCGAACTCGCCCGGCAGCTTGGAATCCTCGGAATAGCCGACCTTCTCGCCATTGACCCAAACGTAGTAAGCCGATCCTGCCGCACCGATGTGGAGGATCACGTCATTGCCGGTCCAGCTGGCGGGCATCGTCACATCGCGGCGATACGACCCCACCGGGTTGGTAGCGTGAGGGATCAGCGGGCGATTGGCCGGAAACGGATAGGTGATGTTGTTGTAGCGCGGCTGATCGAACCCCTCCGCCTGCCAGTCGGCGGGGACCTTGATGTCCTTCCACCCCGACACGTCGAACCCCGGTCGTTCGAATCCCGCAGGCAACGCATCGGCGTCGGGCGAAAGTGCGAATTTCCACGTACCGTCCAGCGTCACGTAGCGCGCCGACGATGCTTCGTCGCCAGCCAGCGCCTTCTCGCGTGTCTCGAAGGGAAAGCCGGTCGCACGGGCGGGCAGTTTGCCACGCGCGAACACCGCGGGATTCTCCCAGTCCGGTCGGGCCGGGTCGACCTGCACCCGCTGAACCTGCGGCGTGTTCTGCGCGGATACCGCGCCGGTCGCGGTGCCAGCGAGCAATCCCAACCCCAGCCATGATCGCCGCATCGTCCGCTCCCCAAATCATCGGTTGATCCGATTTCATGTCCGACATATCGTTTTGGACCGATTACGCAAGAGATCAGGCCGACGCGATCGGAATGGCCGTATCGGGGGAGCGAGAACGATGTTGCAATCGACGATGCTGGCCGCTGCGCTGTTGACGACCGGAACGGCACCGTCGTCCACGCTCGCAACGCCCGTTACGGTGACGCTGCGGCCCGCCATCGATCGCCCCTCGACGGAGTTCGAGGGATGGGGCACTGCCCTTGCCTGGTTCGCCAACGTCACCGGCGACTGGCCGCTGGCGGAGCGCGACCGGCTGGCCGATCTGTTCTATACCGACCGCGGGCTCGGCTGGACGATCGCGCGTTACAATATCGGCGGCGGCAATGCGGGCGGTATCAAGCCGTACCTGCGCCCCGGCGGCGCCGTTCCCGGCTTCTGGCGGCTGCCGTCCGGCACGACGGGTGAGGACTGGCGAGCCGACGCGCCCGCGATGTGGGACTGGTCGCAGGA contains:
- a CDS encoding TonB-dependent receptor; amino-acid sequence: MKTFLIGVSLVSLLAMPAAYAQTATQGSDTAPAPRSNDIIVTGVLQQSERDVLQGTSVLSGEALSRALRPTIGETLARLPGVSATSFGPTASRPILRGFQGERIRVLTDGIGSIDVSNTSVDHAVVIDPLLAERIEVLRGPSALLFGSSAVGGVVNVVDTRIPRTVPANGYRLNGIANYGSAANERSLQGAGDVAVGDHLVLHADGSYLKTGDLRIGGNALSRGARTAALGQVGLPQDPADEPIDFAGSAAIRGKLPNSAAETWTAGVGASIVTDTGSLGVSYSHYDSLYGIPIRYATAVGQEQEAPRLDLVQNRVDLRGEVRTGGDVIGAIRVRIGHATYRHYELEEDGSIGTAFFNNGTEGRVEIVQARRGPWSGASGVQYFNRLFDVAGEEAFLPRNETNQTGLFTVQQFDFGRFRAEGGLRYEWSDLTAKTDPDNRFFVGNRSFNALSGSLGASYGVSDAVRFGVNLSRTERAPSAEELFANGGHAGTQAYELGSPDFRLEKSWGVEATLHAHTDLVNFDASAYYNWFSNYISENQVDPAVCQAAADPREVDLPCFQYQQADARYYGFEADLSASLFTIGSTRINADVLGDYVHANIVDVGPVPRIPAPRVLGGLEAQTDLLTARAEVEHAFRQNRTADFETRTNDYTMVNASIALSPFGRDNKTQLLLSANNIFDVTARRASSFLKDFAPLAGRDLRATLRFGL
- a CDS encoding DUF4981 domain-containing protein, with protein sequence MRRSWLGLGLLAGTATGAVSAQNTPQVQRVQVDPARPDWENPAVFARGKLPARATGFPFETREKALAGDEASSARYVTLDGTWKFALSPDADALPAGFERPGFDVSGWKDIKVPADWQAEGFDQPRYNNITYPFPANRPLIPHATNPVGSYRRDVTMPASWTGNDVILHIGAAGSAYYVWVNGEKVGYSEDSKLPGEFDVTRWMKPGRNTIAIQIFRWSDGSYLEDQDFWRVSGIERSVYLMAAPSTRIADTFVHAGLDADYRDGMLAVDVAVAGTAAATARVTVMEGTRQVLTASRAVPIQGERRVTLEGRVPAVRAWTAETPALYTLVTELVDARGRVTQSTARQIGFRTVAIRNGLVSVNGKPITIRGVNRHEHDPETFHVISRASMERDIRLMKRNNVNAIRTSHYPNDPYLYDLADRYGLYVMDEANIESHAYMDYANKHPRERAAYQIGFDPAWKNAHVSRVVNMVERDKNHPSVIFWSLGNEAGIGPNFEAAAAAAKARDPDRLISYLGWGTWDGISDHRPNHYADIYAPMYDPAVKMEDYATNWNFAQPMIQCEYAHMMGNSGGNLKEYWDTIYAHPDKLQGGFAWDWVDQSMYRYTNDGRRYWGDGGEYGPNPGGEIEFGDGLLQADRTPNPLLYELRKVYSPIQFDGFDPASGRVTVRNRHDFRDLSGFAFDWVVLEDGVDVASGALATPSVAPHAAALVTLPVAALPRKSGAEYFVTVRVRTRSEAVPLVPAGTLVGFEQFALDRVAERAAPASGTDRGEVRVANGSGVIVMSVQSTTLEIDRTTGLIRRYARDGRALASGGAPHFWRAVTDNDIGIGTDRQLAAWKGMSDTRRVTGLRSRRTAVGGEVTVEFALGDGAATFTTTYAMAGDGSVAVTGLLTPVKTDLPPPFRVGLAFVLPTDLKTVAWYGRGPHESYTDRKTSAPIGLWRGAIAEQNHDYIRPQETGNKVDVRWMELSGAGGGLRIAGDRPLMMNALAFPYADLDRHKPGTWKSTDVVPHGQVTLLVDSAQWGVGGDTQWSEFGKPLPHYRTTLTPTRFTVRLTPFAGEGTMPDKALPASATAEE